A portion of the Actinomycetota bacterium genome contains these proteins:
- a CDS encoding YifB family Mg chelatase-like AAA ATPase produces the protein MFARVDSCSILGMEVVKVEVEVNTSGSLPGIYMVGLPDAAVRESYRRIKAAVANSGLQFCGQLITVNLAPAHLRKEGSNFDLPIALAILAVSGSVEPESLAGRMVVGELALDGRVRGVRGSLAMALWARRQGRKEIIVPRQNLGEASRIEGIRVTGVGTLWEALDYLQGEEVPQPPRVTCGGGAEDQPCLSEVKGQLQAKRALEIAAAGFHNLLFIGPPGSGKSMLAERLPGVLPPLDPDEVLEVSSIHSVAGLLDPAKPLCVNPPFRAPHHSISHVGLVGGGRNFPRPGEITLSHSGVLFLDELPEFRRDALEVLRQPMETGRVIISRSLICTGFPARFLLVAGMNPCPCGFLGDHQRACSCSPSEVRRYYNRVSGPLLDRIDLQVEVPRLPPRELVELPAGEASQRVRERVMGARDRQRQRWQGKTVTNAHVDLVRMRAVCRLGEEEKRFMYTAADRLGLTARGFDRCLRVARTIADLAGRENISVADLAEAVQYRSLERLWGSAVVGEVRSGRGV, from the coding sequence GTGTTCGCAAGAGTGGACAGCTGCTCCATCCTGGGGATGGAGGTCGTCAAGGTGGAGGTGGAGGTGAACACCTCCGGCAGCCTCCCCGGTATCTACATGGTCGGGCTGCCGGACGCGGCGGTGCGGGAGTCCTACCGCCGCATCAAGGCCGCGGTGGCCAATTCCGGCCTGCAGTTCTGTGGCCAGCTCATAACCGTCAACCTGGCCCCGGCGCACCTGCGCAAGGAGGGGTCGAACTTCGACCTCCCCATCGCCCTGGCCATCCTGGCGGTCTCCGGCAGCGTCGAGCCGGAGTCGCTCGCGGGGCGCATGGTGGTGGGGGAGCTGGCACTTGACGGCAGGGTGCGGGGGGTGCGGGGGTCCCTGGCCATGGCCCTGTGGGCCAGGCGCCAGGGGAGAAAGGAGATCATCGTCCCCCGCCAGAACCTGGGAGAGGCGTCCCGTATCGAAGGGATAAGGGTCACCGGCGTGGGCACCCTGTGGGAGGCCCTGGATTACCTGCAAGGGGAAGAGGTCCCACAGCCACCCCGGGTCACGTGCGGGGGCGGCGCAGAGGACCAGCCCTGCCTCTCGGAGGTAAAGGGGCAGCTGCAGGCGAAGCGGGCCCTGGAGATAGCGGCCGCTGGATTTCACAACCTGCTCTTTATCGGCCCTCCCGGCTCCGGCAAATCCATGCTGGCGGAGAGGCTACCCGGCGTGCTGCCCCCCCTCGACCCGGACGAGGTCCTCGAGGTCTCCAGCATCCACAGCGTGGCGGGGCTCCTCGACCCCGCGAAGCCGCTGTGCGTGAACCCGCCCTTCCGGGCGCCCCACCATTCCATATCCCACGTTGGTCTGGTGGGAGGGGGGCGCAACTTCCCGCGGCCGGGGGAGATCACCCTGAGCCACAGCGGCGTGCTCTTCCTGGACGAACTGCCCGAGTTCCGCCGCGACGCCCTCGAGGTTCTGCGACAGCCCATGGAGACGGGCCGCGTGATCATCTCGCGCTCCCTCATCTGCACCGGCTTCCCCGCCCGTTTCCTGCTGGTGGCGGGGATGAACCCCTGCCCGTGCGGCTTTTTAGGGGACCACCAGCGTGCGTGCAGCTGCTCGCCCAGCGAGGTGAGGCGTTATTACAACCGCGTCTCCGGCCCCCTGCTGGACCGCATCGACCTCCAGGTGGAGGTGCCGCGGTTGCCTCCCCGGGAACTGGTGGAGCTGCCGGCGGGGGAAGCCTCGCAGCGCGTGCGCGAGCGGGTGATGGGGGCACGAGACCGTCAGCGGCAGAGGTGGCAGGGAAAGACGGTGACCAACGCCCACGTAGACCTGGTGAGGATGCGTGCCGTCTGCCGCCTGGGCGAGGAGGAAAAGAGGTTCATGTATACCGCCGCTGACCGCTTGGGGCTTACCGCGCGCGGCTTCGACCGCTGCCTGCGCGTGGCCAGGACCATCGCCGACCTCGCCGGGCGGGAGAACATAAGCGTGGCCGACCTGGCGGAGGCGGTACAGTACCGCTCCCTTGAGAGGCTGTGGGGTTCGGCGGTGGTGGGGGAGGTGCGCAGTGGACGGGGTGTATAG
- a CDS encoding YraN family protein yields MSKRELGMAGEDAACAFLRRKGYRIIDRNYRCRFGELDIVASRRGMTVFCEVKARSLGDFEEVLGAVDAKRQGRMARAASHYLAERGGGNTGCRFDVIALLKSGATWKIVHVEDAFEIGDL; encoded by the coding sequence ATGTCCAAGCGGGAACTCGGCATGGCGGGAGAGGATGCCGCCTGCGCCTTTCTGCGGCGCAAGGGTTATCGTATCATTGATAGGAATTACCGCTGCCGCTTCGGTGAGCTGGACATCGTGGCCAGCCGGCGGGGGATGACGGTCTTCTGCGAGGTCAAGGCGCGCTCGCTGGGGGACTTCGAGGAGGTACTGGGAGCGGTGGACGCGAAACGGCAAGGGCGCATGGCGCGGGCCGCTTCCCACTACCTCGCGGAGCGGGGAGGGGGGAACACAGGCTGCCGCTTCGACGTGATCGCCTTGCTGAAGAGCGGCGCCACGTGGAAAATAGTCCACGTGGAAGACGCCTTCGAGATCGGGGACCTGTAA
- a CDS encoding ribonuclease HII — protein sequence MASEQMVNAVGGVAGLATAGITAERWAWRLGYRYIAGTDEAGRGALAGPLVAAAVILPARGELEGLEGLTDSKQLSAEVRRRLFRQIVAVAVDWSFACIPPSQIDGGGLQAANMAAMREAVLALEPAPGLVMVDYYRIEGLPIPQWGLAHGDAVCRSIAAASILAKVIRDGLMWHWSLLYPQYGFDSNKGYGTEHHLKALAAHGPSPCHRSSFHGVLQMEMAWDGDGGAR from the coding sequence GTGGCCTCCGAGCAGATGGTCAACGCTGTAGGCGGGGTAGCGGGATTGGCGACCGCCGGCATCACCGCCGAAAGATGGGCGTGGAGACTGGGCTACCGGTATATCGCCGGCACCGATGAGGCCGGCAGGGGGGCCCTGGCGGGACCGCTTGTGGCGGCGGCGGTCATCCTTCCCGCAAGGGGTGAACTGGAAGGCCTGGAGGGTCTCACCGATTCCAAGCAGCTCTCCGCGGAAGTGCGCCGGCGGCTCTTCAGGCAGATCGTGGCCGTCGCCGTCGACTGGTCCTTCGCCTGCATACCGCCTTCGCAGATAGATGGCGGTGGGCTGCAGGCCGCGAACATGGCCGCCATGCGCGAGGCGGTGCTCGCCCTCGAGCCCGCGCCCGGGCTGGTGATGGTGGACTACTACCGCATCGAGGGATTGCCCATACCGCAGTGGGGCCTGGCCCACGGAGACGCGGTGTGCCGCAGCATCGCCGCCGCGTCCATCCTGGCCAAGGTCATACGTGACGGGCTTATGTGGCACTGGTCGCTGCTCTACCCACAGTACGGTTTCGACAGCAACAAGGGTTACGGCACGGAGCATCACCTGAAAGCCCTCGCCGCCCATGGCCCCTCGCCGTGCCACCGCAGCTCCTTCCACGGCGTGCTGCAGATGGAGATGGCCTGGGACGGGGACGGCGGCGCAAGGTGA
- the lepB gene encoding signal peptidase I, which translates to MSQDPLEEPSGEEGQDENVWPRPGTADDGGPPRRPKDDRSREHLIALVLEFAVLFIIALVIAIYLQAFAIKPFMIPSPSMEPTLQEGDRVLVDRMTYHFREPRRGEVIVFRFDPNDTANWTQGSNGLTRSLDLLAEILNITHQESLPFIKRVVGVGGDTVELRDGVLFVNGEPYEAGYEYVKDNDNGKWEVPEGTVMVMGDNRPNSNDSRRWGFVPLQAVIGRGVLVWWPPSRWSTL; encoded by the coding sequence ATGTCCCAAGACCCGCTAGAGGAACCTTCCGGGGAGGAAGGGCAAGACGAGAACGTCTGGCCGCGTCCAGGGACCGCGGACGACGGCGGACCTCCCCGGAGACCCAAGGATGACCGCTCTCGCGAACACCTGATAGCACTCGTCCTGGAGTTCGCGGTGCTCTTCATCATCGCCCTGGTCATCGCCATCTATCTGCAGGCCTTCGCGATCAAACCTTTCATGATACCGTCGCCCTCCATGGAGCCCACCCTCCAGGAGGGAGACCGCGTGCTGGTGGACCGCATGACCTACCACTTCCGCGAACCCCGCCGCGGCGAGGTCATCGTCTTCCGATTCGACCCCAACGACACCGCCAACTGGACCCAGGGGAGCAACGGCCTCACCCGTTCCCTGGACCTTTTGGCCGAGATACTCAACATCACCCACCAGGAGTCCCTGCCGTTCATCAAGCGGGTGGTGGGGGTGGGAGGTGACACCGTCGAGCTGCGCGATGGGGTCCTTTTCGTCAACGGCGAGCCCTATGAGGCCGGCTACGAATACGTAAAGGACAACGACAACGGCAAGTGGGAGGTACCGGAAGGGACGGTCATGGTCATGGGAGACAACCGTCCCAACTCCAACGACAGCCGGCGCTGGGGGTTCGTTCCACTGCAGGCGGTGATCGGGAGGGGCGTACTCGTCTGGTGGCCTCCGAGCAGATGGTCAACGCTGTAG
- the rplS gene encoding 50S ribosomal protein L19: MQKTDIIESEYLRDDIPDFRPGDTVKVHVRVVEGNRERIQVFQGVVIARKGGGARETFTVRKVSFGIGVERTFPLHSPIISRIEVVTQGRVRRAKLYYLRDRVGKAAKVKEKRRT, encoded by the coding sequence ATGCAGAAGACGGACATCATAGAGAGTGAATACCTACGGGATGACATACCGGACTTCCGGCCCGGAGACACGGTAAAGGTCCACGTCAGGGTAGTGGAGGGAAACCGGGAGCGCATCCAGGTCTTCCAGGGCGTGGTCATCGCCCGCAAGGGCGGCGGCGCACGCGAGACCTTCACGGTGCGCAAGGTGTCCTTCGGGATAGGGGTGGAGCGCACCTTCCCCCTCCATTCGCCTATCATCTCCAGGATCGAGGTGGTCACGCAGGGCAGGGTGAGGCGCGCTAAACTCTACTATCTCAGGGACCGGGTCGGAAAGGCCGCAAAGGTCAAGGAGAAGCGCAGGACCTGA
- the trmD gene encoding tRNA (guanosine(37)-N1)-methyltransferase TrmD, whose translation MRIDVYTIFPAIFSSPLEEALLGKAARAGTLDIRVHDIREYAEGRHRQVDDAPFGGGPGMVLKPEPVFAAVTATLGYGMDELEELQEQVRVIMLTPRGRRFDQAVAREFASRPHLALICGRYEGVDERVMEHLCNDAVSVGDYVLSGGEFAALVVIDAVSRLVPGVVGNEESLADESFSRGLLEYPQYTRPAEFRGWRVPEVLVSGDHGAVDAWRREQAREWTRKVRPEMPGLAAGEG comes from the coding sequence GTGCGCATCGACGTCTACACCATCTTCCCGGCCATCTTCTCCTCCCCCCTGGAGGAGGCCCTTCTGGGCAAGGCGGCGCGCGCCGGCACCCTGGACATAAGGGTGCACGATATCAGGGAATACGCCGAGGGCCGCCACCGCCAGGTTGACGACGCTCCCTTCGGGGGAGGGCCGGGCATGGTTTTAAAACCCGAGCCGGTGTTCGCGGCGGTGACCGCTACCCTGGGCTACGGCATGGATGAACTGGAGGAGCTACAGGAGCAGGTACGGGTGATCATGCTTACGCCGCGCGGGCGCAGGTTCGACCAGGCGGTGGCGCGCGAGTTCGCCTCCCGGCCCCATCTCGCCCTCATCTGCGGACGCTACGAGGGGGTTGACGAGAGGGTGATGGAGCACCTCTGCAATGATGCCGTCTCCGTGGGGGACTACGTTCTCTCCGGAGGGGAATTCGCCGCTCTGGTGGTCATAGATGCGGTCTCCCGCCTGGTCCCGGGGGTGGTGGGCAACGAGGAATCCCTCGCGGACGAGTCCTTCTCCCGCGGGCTGCTGGAGTATCCGCAATACACGCGCCCGGCCGAGTTTCGCGGCTGGCGGGTCCCGGAGGTGCTGGTGTCGGGAGACCACGGCGCCGTGGACGCCTGGCGGCGGGAACAGGCCAGGGAATGGACGCGGAAGGTGCGTCCCGAGATGCCCGGCCTTGCCGCCGGTGAGGGGTAG
- the rimM gene encoding ribosome maturation factor RimM (Essential for efficient processing of 16S rRNA), with product MPKRREHSSHVITGRVIKPYGVLGWVKVVPLSANPRRFQPGNSFILEGEEAGERLLLEEVREGSGVLLVKFRGLQDREEANELSGRLLLVEPSEVGEAPPGSFWEHQLLGLEVRTRDGRCLGEVAEVLETGANDVLVVRGKVECLIPMTGEVVKEIDIEQGAVTIEPLPGLLEE from the coding sequence ATGCCCAAGCGACGCGAGCATAGCTCTCATGTCATCACCGGCAGGGTGATCAAGCCCTACGGCGTCCTCGGCTGGGTCAAGGTCGTGCCGCTTTCGGCGAACCCCCGCCGCTTCCAGCCCGGCAACTCCTTTATCCTGGAAGGGGAGGAGGCCGGGGAGAGGCTTCTCCTGGAGGAGGTGCGCGAGGGATCCGGCGTGCTGCTGGTTAAGTTCCGCGGGCTGCAGGACCGCGAGGAGGCAAACGAGCTGTCGGGGCGCCTGCTCCTGGTGGAGCCGTCCGAGGTGGGCGAAGCGCCGCCGGGGTCGTTCTGGGAGCACCAGCTCCTGGGCCTGGAGGTCCGCACGCGCGACGGCAGGTGCCTGGGAGAGGTAGCAGAGGTGCTCGAGACCGGGGCCAACGACGTCCTGGTGGTCCGGGGGAAGGTGGAGTGCCTCATACCCATGACCGGCGAGGTGGTAAAGGAGATAGACATCGAGCAGGGGGCCGTGACCATAGAACCCCTGCCGGGATTGCTGGAGGAGTAG
- a CDS encoding KH domain-containing protein, protein MKDLLEYLARALVDNPDGVEVTSVEGERSIILQLRVDPDDVGKVIGKKGRIAQAMRTLVKASATKEGRNAIVEIID, encoded by the coding sequence ATGAAAGACCTTCTCGAGTACCTGGCGCGTGCGCTCGTCGACAACCCGGATGGCGTCGAGGTCACCTCGGTGGAAGGTGAGAGGTCGATCATCCTCCAGCTGCGCGTGGACCCCGACGACGTGGGCAAGGTCATAGGCAAGAAGGGGCGCATAGCACAGGCCATGCGCACCCTGGTAAAGGCTTCGGCGACCAAAGAGGGACGCAACGCCATCGTCGAGATCATAGACTGA